The [Eubacterium] siraeum genome contains a region encoding:
- a CDS encoding response regulator, whose amino-acid sequence MLICVYDTANEAEILKAKITQIATAAYRRIAYRVCQRYESFATECKTADLIIVLADGADGMEGVIAAKNADRDTPVIWLSDDEGFGAQSYRLGCTYFHKKPIPLEKLKEALYKCRCMA is encoded by the coding sequence ATGCTCATCTGCGTTTACGATACCGCAAACGAGGCGGAGATACTGAAAGCGAAAATAACACAAATCGCAACGGCGGCATATCGAAGAATTGCCTACAGGGTATGTCAGAGGTATGAGAGCTTTGCGACGGAGTGTAAGACGGCTGACCTTATAATCGTGCTTGCCGACGGAGCGGACGGTATGGAGGGTGTTATTGCGGCGAAGAATGCCGATAGGGATACGCCTGTCATATGGCTGTCGGACGATGAGGGATTCGGGGCGCAGTCATACAGGCTTGGCTGTACCTATTTCCACAAGAAGCCGATACCGCTTGAAAAGCTGAAGGAGGCACTGTATAAGTGCAGGTGCATGGCGTAA